The following nucleotide sequence is from Bacteroidota bacterium.
TCCGTATATAAGTCAGCTCTTCTTCCACTTCCTTTTTGCGCATAAATTAACACTGCATCCGTTGAATATGGATCCACTTTCCATTTCCACCAATTTCCTTTTTTTCTTCCGACCTGATAAGGAGAATTTTTCCGTTTTAACATGATACCTTCCGAAAAATGTTCGCGACTTTGAGTTCTGATTTTCGTTAATTCTTCCCAGTTTTTAAAAGTTATTTCGGGGGATATTACCATAGGGAAAACAACATTTAAATCGTTTATTATTTTCCTTCTTTCTGATAATGGTTTTTCTCTTATATCTTCATTATTATATTCCAGAATATCATAAACAATAAATGCCACAGGAGCTTCCTTTAATATTTTCGCGGTTATATTTTTTCTTCCGATACGTGTTTGCAAAACAGCAAATGGCATGGGATGACCATTTTCATAACAAATAATTTCTCCATCCAAAACAATTCCATCCGGCAAATGATCTTTTAATATCTGCAATTCCGGAAATTTTTCAGTCACCAGATCTTCCCCTCGACTCCAGAGAAACATTTCATTTTTTCTTATGATGAGTTGTCCCCGGATTCCATCCCATTTCCATTCTGCCTGAAGATCTTTTGGTTCACCAAGTGAAGCAACTTCTCCTTCAATTGGATATGCCAGAAAAAAGGGATAGGGTTGCGAAATGTCAGTATGAATTCTGTCCTCAAAAATTAAATTTTGATAGGTAAGATCAGCAGGATTCCAATTACCTGCCATGCGATGAGATAAAATATTGCTTGAAATTCCTGTTAATTCGCTTAGAGCATTAATTACCATCTTTTCCGAAACTCCGATGCGAAATGCACCCGTAATTAATTTATTAAATGCGAATTTCTCTGCTGTATCAAAGGAGCGCCAGGCAGCTAAAAGAAACTCTTTTCGATCTTGTTCCGGTTGTTTACTTATTTGTTGAATTTTTTCTATCCACTCACTTAAACTATTATTGGAAGTATCCGTTGGTTGGGGCAATAATAATGCGATGGTTTCAGAAAGATCACCTACGGAATGATAACACTCCTCAAATAACCATTGAGGTAAACCGGTTGCTTCCATTGCCCAGGTTCTTAATTGGGTATGATTAACCTGACGCTTTATTTTTCTTCCGCTCAATAAATAAATTGCCCATAACTTATCCTGATCTGATGCATTATGGAAATAATCTTTTAAAATGACAATTCTATCATTCGTTTTGTTTGTCTGACTCAGATTTGAAAATAATTCTGCAAATAATTTCATTGTTCAGCAATTAGATCAGCATCAGCATTTGTTGTTTCACCCGTAAAATATGTTTCCAATTCATGCGCATCAATTCCTTTCTCGCGAAGCCATTTTACAAAAGTTGCGGTGTAACCATGCGTTATAAAAACACTTTCTGCACCGGTGCCACTTATCACTTCATTCAGTTGTTCCCAATCCGCATGATCACTCATAACAAATCCTCTATCAATAGCTTCACGCCGTTTATTTCCTCTCACCTGCATCCATCCGCTACAGTAGCCAACAGAATAAGGTGAAAATTTATTCATCCAAGGTGTACCCAAAGCACTAGATGGAGCCACAATCAACGCATTTTTATATGCTGAATTCGGAATTTCCGGAGTCACCAAATCAAAATGATCCAATGGCAATCCTGCTGCTCTAAGTGCTTCATTAATATTATACACTGCACCATGTAAAAATATCCTGCCAATATTTTTATCTACATTTTTCAGAATTCGCTGTGCTTTACCCAAGGCATATCCGATGAGTACCGATGTTTTATTTTGACTGATATTATTTTTCCACCAGGAATTTATTTCATCAAAAATTTCTGTTTGCGGTTTCCATTTAAATATGGGAAGTCCGAAGGTGGATTCAGAAATGAACGTATGGCATTTCACCAATTCAAATTTGCCGCTTAATCCGTCATTTTCTGTTTTATAATCTCCACTCACAACTAATACCTGTCCATTTTTTTCAATCCGAATCTGCGCCGATCCCGGAATATGTGCAGCGGGATGTAGAGAGAATTGCACACCATTTATCATCACCTTTTCACCATATTCCACACTTTCACAATTTATATCAGGAGCAAGACGATATTTTAATATCGGTTTGGTAAAATGATGGCACAAGTAACTCTTACTTCCAAACCTTGCATGATCGCTGTGTCCATGTGTTATAACACAACGCTCCACAGGCTTCCACGGATCGATATATACCTTTGCTTCAGGTATATAAATCCCATTATCGGTCATTTCGAATAGTTGTTTCAAAGGTTTAAATTGTTATAATTAAATAATATATGTATATACATATATTTATACTGTTTTAGTAAATATGGATATTTAACGGAGGGAGAGGGAAAAGGTTGTGTTGGGAGGGGAAATATCTTATAAAATCCTATCTTTACTTAAACTAATCCT
It contains:
- a CDS encoding ligase-associated DNA damage response exonuclease, with translation MTDNGIYIPEAKVYIDPWKPVERCVITHGHSDHARFGSKSYLCHHFTKPILKYRLAPDINCESVEYGEKVMINGVQFSLHPAAHIPGSAQIRIEKNGQVLVVSGDYKTENDGLSGKFELVKCHTFISESTFGLPIFKWKPQTEIFDEINSWWKNNISQNKTSVLIGYALGKAQRILKNVDKNIGRIFLHGAVYNINEALRAAGLPLDHFDLVTPEIPNSAYKNALIVAPSSALGTPWMNKFSPYSVGYCSGWMQVRGNKRREAIDRGFVMSDHADWEQLNEVISGTGAESVFITHGYTATFVKWLREKGIDAHELETYFTGETTNADADLIAEQ
- a CDS encoding ATP-dependent DNA ligase; amino-acid sequence: MKLFAELFSNLSQTNKTNDRIVILKDYFHNASDQDKLWAIYLLSGRKIKRQVNHTQLRTWAMEATGLPQWLFEECYHSVGDLSETIALLLPQPTDTSNNSLSEWIEKIQQISKQPEQDRKEFLLAAWRSFDTAEKFAFNKLITGAFRIGVSEKMVINALSELTGISSNILSHRMAGNWNPADLTYQNLIFEDRIHTDISQPYPFFLAYPIEGEVASLGEPKDLQAEWKWDGIRGQLIIRKNEMFLWSRGEDLVTEKFPELQILKDHLPDGIVLDGEIICYENGHPMPFAVLQTRIGRKNITAKILKEAPVAFIVYDILEYNNEDIREKPLSERRKIINDLNVVFPMVISPEITFKNWEELTKIRTQSREHFSEGIMLKRKNSPYQVGRKKGNWWKWKVDPYSTDAVLIYAQKGSGRRADLYTDYTFAVWDTSGAEKKLVIFAKAYSGLTDKEIREVDNFVKRNTLEKFGPVRTVTPQLVFEIGFEGIALSGRHKSGVAVRFPRILRWRKDKNVEDANSLEDLKALL